Proteins encoded in a region of the Larimichthys crocea isolate SSNF chromosome XVI, L_crocea_2.0, whole genome shotgun sequence genome:
- the g6pc3 gene encoding glucose-6-phosphatase 3, with protein sequence METTAGACRATLCLHRDMEAVYTRGIWMAESLQLRTMSQEKMWLVVTHIGDPKAAFLLVFPFTYFISKRAGVSVLWVAAVSEWLNLVFKWMLFGERPFWWIGESRLFVNQQPKVHQFSSTCETGPGSPSGHAMVTAAVWWVVVSTLGSFLYSRTRSMVLSATPYLLYVLMLVAVGVSRIFILAHFPHQVIAGSITGFILGVVLSRRVPEGRPLLFFFSVSFGLLFGTLMLHAGLQWVGVDLSWSIALAKKWCSRAEWIRLDTAPFSSLTRDCGALLGLGLAQYWKPGGWSLPWAPRALSLAISSMGLYHVNRLPLPVRPQGLFYGLFFVKFVIVPQIVMVLVPGLVHLFTHKKKKD encoded by the exons ATGGAGACGACGGCCGGGGCGTGTCGAGCTAC TTTATGTCTGCACAGAGACATGGAGGCCGTGTACACCCGGGGCATCTGGATGGCGGAGAGCCTCCAGCTGAGGACGATGAGTCAGGAGAAGATGTGGCTGGTGGTCACTCACATCGGAGACCCCAAAGCTGCCTTCCTGCTCGTCTTCCCCTTCACCTACTTCATCAGCAAACGGGCCGGAGTGTCCGTGCTGTGGGTGGCTGCGGTGTCGGAGTGGTTAAACCTGGTGTTTAAAtg GATGCTGTTTGGAGAAAGGCCGTTCTGGTGGATCGGTGAATCTCGCCTGTTTGTCAACCAGCAACCCAAAGTTCACCAGTTCTCATCCACCTGTGAAACCGGCCCAG GCAGCCCGTCGGGACACGCGATGGTGACGGCGGCTGTCTGGTGGGTCGTCGTGTCCACGCTGGGATCGTTTCTGTACTCTCGCACTCGCAG CATGGTGTTATCAGCCACCCCCTACCTGCTCTATGTGCTGATGCTGGTGGCAGTCGGAGTCTCCAGGATCTTTATCCTCGCCCACTTCCCTCACCAGGTCATCGCCGGCTCCATCACAG GTTTCATTCTGGGGGTCGTCCTGAGCCGCAGAGTGCCAGAAGGTCGCCCCCTGCTGTTCTTCTTCAGCGTCAGCTTCGGTCTCCTGTTCGGCACTCTGATGCTGCATGCTGGACTGCAGTGGGTCGGAGTCGACCTCTCCTG GTCTATCGCTCTGGCTAAGAAGTGGTGCAGCCGTGCGGAGTGGATCCGTCTGGATACggcccccttctcctctctgaccCGGGACTGCGGGGCTCTCCTGGGTTTGGGTCTGGCCCAGTACTGGAAGCCCGGCGGATGGTCTCTGCCTTGGGCCCCACGAGCTTTGTCTCTGGCCATTTCATCCATGGGACTGTACCACGTCAATCGCCTGCCGCTGCCGGTGAGACCGCAGGGTCTCTTCTACGGCTTGTTCTTCGTCAAGTTCGTCATAGTGCCTCAGATCGTCATGGTGCTCGTGCCTGGACTGGTTCACCTCTTcacacacaagaagaagaaggactag